One Sphingomonas sp. LHG3406-1 genomic window carries:
- a CDS encoding DUF445 domain-containing protein, which yields MTRSGPLTRFNPAQPGTAGMKVVATGLLVAMAALFVITRALEPRYPWLGYVKAFAEAAMVGGLADWFAVTALFRHPLGLPIPHTAIIPRNKDRIGAALATFIRDNFLVARVVARRMRGIDVAAAAGRFLSTPSGEGTRMRRGASRLIADMVEALDDERLGGIVKGAIAQRIARTEVAPLLGAALASAIEDNRHVPMLEAAIRALSRALDANEPLIREMVRKRASWVLRLAALDDKLADAILDGLRKLTVEMSADPNHPVRGKMVEALTALADDLQHKPETRARVEGWKEELLANRSVAQWLDRLWQRGRATIIAAARDPDAAMAGRMGEVLRSAGATLESDPRIRAAVNQFTRRAVAGMAASYGSSIVTLVSETIRGWDARTVTERLESAVGRDLQYIRINGTIVGGLVGLVLHLLDTL from the coding sequence ATGACACGTTCCGGACCGCTCACCCGCTTCAACCCCGCCCAGCCCGGCACCGCCGGCATGAAGGTCGTCGCGACCGGCCTGCTGGTCGCGATGGCGGCGCTGTTCGTGATCACCCGCGCGCTCGAGCCGCGCTATCCGTGGCTCGGCTACGTCAAGGCCTTCGCCGAGGCGGCGATGGTCGGTGGGCTTGCCGACTGGTTCGCGGTAACCGCCCTGTTCCGCCATCCGCTTGGCCTGCCCATCCCACACACCGCCATCATCCCGCGCAACAAGGACCGGATCGGCGCGGCGCTGGCGACCTTCATCCGCGACAATTTCCTGGTCGCCCGGGTCGTCGCCCGAAGGATGCGCGGGATCGATGTTGCCGCCGCCGCCGGGCGCTTCCTCAGCACGCCGAGCGGCGAAGGCACCCGCATGCGACGCGGTGCCTCGCGCCTTATCGCCGACATGGTCGAGGCCTTGGATGACGAGCGGCTGGGCGGGATCGTCAAGGGCGCGATCGCCCAGCGCATCGCAAGGACGGAGGTCGCTCCGCTACTGGGTGCGGCGCTGGCCTCGGCGATCGAGGACAATCGGCACGTGCCGATGCTGGAAGCGGCGATCCGTGCCCTGTCCCGAGCGCTCGACGCCAACGAGCCGCTGATCCGCGAGATGGTCCGCAAGCGCGCGAGCTGGGTGCTGCGGCTCGCCGCGCTCGACGACAAGCTTGCCGATGCGATCCTCGACGGCCTGCGCAAGCTGACGGTCGAGATGAGCGCCGACCCCAACCATCCGGTGCGCGGCAAGATGGTCGAGGCGCTGACCGCCCTTGCCGACGATCTCCAGCACAAGCCCGAAACCCGAGCCCGTGTCGAGGGCTGGAAGGAAGAACTGCTCGCCAATCGCTCGGTCGCGCAATGGCTTGACCGACTGTGGCAGCGCGGACGGGCCACGATCATCGCGGCCGCCCGCGATCCCGATGCAGCCATGGCCGGACGGATGGGCGAGGTGCTTCGTTCCGCCGGCGCCACGCTGGAGAGCGATCCCCGCATCCGCGCTGCCGTCAACCAGTTCACCCGCCGCGCCGTCGCCGGCATGGCGGCGAGCTACGGCAGCTCGATCGTCACCCTAGTGAGCGAGACCATCCGAGGCTGGGACGCGAGGACGGTCACAGAGCGGCTGGAGTCCGCCGTCGGCCGCGACCTCCAGTACATCCGCATCAACGGCACGATCGTCGGCGGACTGGTGGGGCTCGTCCTCCACCTCCTCGACACGCTCTAG